In Cytobacillus oceanisediminis, the following proteins share a genomic window:
- a CDS encoding transglycosylase domain-containing protein translates to MEKFQRFKEAFAGFWRKKHLTQILLLLTLTIILLTILFFAFLAATANVETLKEGLRQSTVIYDKDGDTAASLAENRAEGANIEELPDHVGNAVIAIEDERFYKHNGFDIKGIARAFFGNLFAGGITGGGSTITQQLAKNALLSPEQTYKRKAEELFLAVEIEKNYKKNEILQMYLNQVYFGSGSWGIEQASNKYFSKTPKELSISESALLAGLLQSPSALDPYNHYERAMKRRNVVLGKMKEHKMISAEEYENAVNEKIQLKEGTRSKQERKYPYYVDAVLDEAINKYGLTQEEIFTRGYKIYTEMDQNLQSSLENVYEKDSIFPPGMNGEIVQSGAVLLDPASGGVRGLVGGRGEHVFRGFNRATHIKAQPGSTLKPLAVYTPALEEGYSPTSMLKDEQVTYGDYTPANASGQYAGEVSMYKAVEDSINVPAVWLLNEIGLDKGLDALDRFGIPLEKEDEYLGIALGGMRKGVSPLKLAEAYAAFPNGGKRQDAHLITKIVGPTGSIIAERDKETVKVTTKTVSNQMTSMLLNVVETGTGSATKIEGVQIAGKTGSTQLPYKDINGTKDQWFVGYTPNLVGAVWLGYDQTDREHYLSKSSSETAVPVFRAIMESSLPYMQEGEFTTKSVNEKLEKKELTEEIGQTIKEQAEKFEGKIREDLPIWKEKLREGKQELEAFGRFLKDKWDQFSN, encoded by the coding sequence ATGGAAAAATTTCAGCGTTTCAAAGAAGCTTTTGCAGGGTTTTGGCGCAAAAAGCACCTGACACAAATTCTGCTTCTTTTAACACTAACAATAATACTTTTAACCATTCTATTTTTTGCGTTTCTGGCAGCAACAGCAAACGTGGAGACCTTAAAAGAAGGTTTAAGGCAGTCAACTGTTATTTACGATAAAGACGGTGATACTGCTGCAAGTCTTGCGGAAAATAGGGCAGAGGGTGCAAATATTGAAGAATTGCCGGATCATGTTGGCAATGCCGTTATTGCAATTGAAGATGAACGCTTTTATAAGCATAACGGTTTCGATATCAAAGGCATTGCCAGAGCCTTTTTTGGCAATTTATTTGCAGGCGGCATTACCGGCGGAGGAAGTACCATTACTCAGCAGCTGGCCAAAAATGCTTTGCTTTCCCCTGAACAGACTTACAAGCGAAAAGCTGAAGAACTGTTTCTGGCCGTAGAAATCGAAAAAAATTATAAAAAAAATGAAATCCTGCAAATGTATTTAAATCAGGTATATTTCGGAAGCGGTTCATGGGGAATCGAACAGGCATCCAATAAGTATTTCAGCAAAACCCCAAAGGAACTGAGCATAAGCGAGAGTGCACTGCTTGCAGGATTGCTCCAATCGCCTTCTGCACTCGATCCTTACAATCACTACGAACGGGCAATGAAAAGAAGGAATGTTGTCCTTGGAAAGATGAAAGAGCACAAGATGATTTCAGCTGAAGAGTATGAGAACGCTGTAAATGAAAAGATCCAATTAAAGGAAGGGACACGAAGCAAGCAAGAAAGAAAATACCCTTACTATGTTGATGCCGTCCTAGATGAAGCTATAAATAAGTACGGATTAACCCAGGAAGAGATTTTTACAAGAGGGTACAAAATTTATACGGAAATGGATCAGAATCTGCAATCAAGCCTGGAAAATGTTTATGAAAAGGATTCAATCTTCCCTCCAGGCATGAATGGAGAAATCGTCCAGAGTGGTGCTGTCCTTCTTGATCCTGCTTCAGGAGGTGTCAGAGGGCTTGTCGGCGGCAGAGGTGAACATGTGTTCAGAGGATTCAACAGGGCCACACACATCAAAGCCCAGCCTGGATCAACACTCAAGCCATTAGCGGTCTACACACCTGCACTTGAAGAAGGCTACTCACCAACATCCATGCTAAAAGATGAACAAGTAACATATGGAGATTACACTCCAGCTAATGCTTCCGGACAATATGCGGGCGAAGTGTCCATGTATAAAGCTGTGGAAGATTCTATCAATGTCCCAGCCGTTTGGCTCCTTAATGAAATAGGACTTGATAAAGGGCTGGATGCGCTTGACAGGTTCGGCATACCGCTGGAAAAAGAAGATGAATATTTAGGGATTGCCTTAGGCGGAATGAGAAAAGGGGTCTCACCCTTAAAGCTGGCAGAAGCATATGCGGCATTTCCAAATGGCGGAAAGAGGCAAGATGCCCATTTAATTACGAAAATAGTTGGCCCAACAGGCAGCATCATTGCCGAACGCGATAAGGAAACAGTTAAAGTTACGACGAAAACGGTATCGAATCAAATGACATCCATGCTGTTAAATGTGGTTGAAACGGGCACAGGCAGCGCAACGAAGATCGAAGGAGTTCAAATCGCCGGAAAAACGGGATCAACCCAGCTTCCTTATAAAGACATTAACGGAACGAAAGACCAATGGTTTGTAGGTTATACACCGAATTTGGTTGGCGCCGTTTGGCTGGGGTATGACCAGACAGACAGGGAACATTATCTTTCAAAAAGCAGCTCTGAAACAGCTGTACCTGTTTTTAGGGCGATTATGGAATCTAGCCTGCCATATATGCAGGAAGGGGAATTTACTACTAAATCGGTAAACGAAAAGCTGGAAAAAAAAGAATTAACAGAAGAAATTGGACAAACCATTAAAGAACAGGCTGAAAAATTTGAAGGCAAAATAAGAGAAGATCTTCCAATCTGGAAGGAAAAATTGAGAGAAGGCAAGCAGGAACTCGAGGCATTCGGCAGATTCCTGAAAGACAAATGGGATCAATTCAGCAATTAA
- a CDS encoding ring-cleaving dioxygenase, which translates to MNMKPLKGQHHVSAITANAQKNYEFYTRILGMRLVKKTVNQDDTTMYHLFYADERGNPGTDLTFFEIKNAGRTYRGTDSITCTFLRVSSDESLIYWKKRLSEQDVLHEEIREVNGKKMLFFEDFEGQRLALISDQNNKGVKGGRPWDRAAVPPNHGIIGLGPVMLTVSELAPTANLLTEVMEYRRIGEYSLDDDTVVVFETGEGGNGAEIHIKERHDLPQQRPGRGSVHHVAFRVENEDELRNWVRKLKELRIASSGFVERYYFKSLYFREPNGILFELATDGPGFEADEPFDQLGEMLALPPYIENRREEIEARIKPLDTKN; encoded by the coding sequence CTTGTTAAGAAGACAGTAAACCAGGACGATACCACGATGTATCATTTATTTTATGCAGATGAAAGGGGTAACCCTGGCACTGACTTAACATTTTTTGAAATCAAAAATGCTGGCCGCACTTACAGGGGGACGGACAGTATAACTTGTACATTTCTGCGAGTGTCATCTGATGAATCGCTTATTTATTGGAAAAAGAGACTGTCAGAACAAGATGTTTTACATGAAGAAATAAGAGAAGTAAACGGAAAGAAGATGCTGTTCTTTGAAGATTTCGAAGGCCAGCGTTTGGCCCTGATTTCCGATCAAAATAATAAAGGAGTAAAAGGTGGGAGGCCATGGGATAGAGCTGCCGTTCCTCCAAACCATGGAATAATCGGGCTCGGACCCGTAATGCTCACCGTCTCTGAGCTCGCACCCACCGCAAACCTGCTTACAGAAGTAATGGAATATCGGAGAATAGGAGAATATTCTTTGGATGACGACACTGTAGTCGTATTTGAAACCGGTGAAGGAGGAAACGGAGCAGAAATCCATATTAAAGAACGCCATGACTTGCCACAGCAGCGCCCAGGCAGGGGAAGTGTCCATCATGTTGCTTTTCGGGTAGAAAATGAAGATGAATTAAGAAACTGGGTACGAAAACTGAAAGAATTGCGGATTGCCAGCTCTGGTTTTGTAGAGAGGTATTATTTCAAATCTTTATATTTCCGGGAACCGAACGGTATTCTTTTCGAGCTGGCAACAGATGGACCTGGATTCGAAGCAGATGAACCTTTTGACCAATTGGGAGAAATGCTTGCACTTCCTCCATATATTGAAAACAGGCGGGAGGAAATCGAGGCAAGAATAAAACCTCTGGATACCAAAAATTAA